GAGAAAATGACCGCAAGATGCTGTGAGAAGCATTTATTTGCCATGTCATATGTGTCCACAGAGACGAGCTTCTCTAATCTCTCATGATGTAAAAGCAGCGTGAACTCTGTCAAAGGGATTTTTGCAGTGCCCCAATATGACCATAAAGCCAATGAATTCAGAATAAAGAGACGGGGAAGTTTGTGTTAAAAATTAGATTCCGATGTCGACCACTtttacttctatttttcttgGCCACTTAACATTTTAAGTCTTTGTGACTCAGCCATGCTAACTTCATATCATTCAGTATGTTATCTAACTGTAATATAAATCGGAGGTTGGCACCTGTCAAACCTGCATTTCATATGCATGCAGGCATTAAGAAAACATACTGGATTAATTGCAATGTTGACCCCGACATACAACAATTATCTTTGGATAGGAGAAGATACCCAAGCAGTTTTGCGGTGAGGCCTTGTGATCTGAGCAGATTGCTTGCAAATTTTCAGTCATCTCTTCAGGAAATTACTATCATTGCAACACAACACAACTCTGATCCTTCTGACGTTGCAAGTGAATTTGGTGGGAAAGCTATTGAGTTTTGAAGCTACATTGATCCTCCCAAAGGTAGAGATTGACTTTAttcttttcaattgaatatgGAGAAGAATATCATGGTTCGGATTCTGGTTGCAGAGAACGACTCTTTGCTGCACACTCAGCTGTGGATAGATCCTGGAGAAGAGTTTGTGCATTATGCTCATAACGGCAGCCCAGTAGACGTTACTTTTGCTGTCAAAGGGTTGAATGTGTTCCAtctgattctttttttattatattatctatCAAGAGATTTGGGTCATAAATGCAGCTAAAAGTTCCTGAACATGACTTCACTTTCAACTTAGCTCCATTTCCTTAAAATGAGTCCATTTAGTTGCCGAAATGCTATTAAAGCCACATTCAGGACTATCTTTTTATGTCGAAGTTTTCCTTGTGTTTTCCTGTGAACTTGATAATATTTAAACTCTGTCCATCTCATAAAAATCCAGGAATTTCTTGCATTCTGTGAGGGATGTGAAGTGGACATGCATCTGTACTTTGAGAGGGCAGGCAAGTAAGTAAATTCCGAATGCTCTTTTGACTCTTaccttctattaattttttccatGCTTCACTTCAATTGATTGCAACTTTATCTTGGAGTCTTGCAAAATTTTACTCTTAATTCATGCATTGAGAAGGAAAAAGTTTTGGCAGAAATCAATATATGTCCTACCAAACCTGTAAGCATTTCTGTTTTTCCACTATTTAGAGCGACTGTCTATCTGATACCACAGACAAGGTGGTGCGGAactattttcccctttttactCGACTGTGAACCCTGAGGATGTGTTGCACTTGCACATACCTGTGCAGGTACCTATTTCTGGAAGACTGAACTCACATGCCTTTCTTGGGCTCTCAGTATCGATTCAATTGGTCTGCTTGTATCAAGTTGTTTGTTAGTGGTTCTAGATGTTCTTTAGAGGCAAAGGTACTGAACAAGATTGTCACTTACATATCACTAATTAGCACATCATAAGTCTGTTCATGCAGTTTGTTAGTAGTTGAATTGGATAATCCCTCTAAAGCgattttcttcattcttttcttgTGTAGATGAAAATGGTTTTCACAACATCATCCAAGTAATTGGGTTGACGCCGATGAGGATGAAGACAATGATGACAAGGATGGTGATGAACTCTGTATTTGATCAACACCACCATACTGCGAAGGTCAATAACATTATGTTTCCTGTTTGACTATGATAACCTTGCGCTCTTAGTTTTACTGGTAAGGGCTTGTGCCTTCCTATGCTTGATACAGTCCACCGTGCAACAAAGCTGCCATTTTAATGCACTTCTTTGCccactctcttttgtttttcaatattAAGTTGATACGCTTTGCTGAGTGGGGTAATGATGTAGGTATGGTTCTGCACTTTTATTCTATCACAACTTCTTCCTGGCTTCCTGCCAATAAAAACAAAGCAGTGCCAATGGTACTTACAAGAGTCACATGCTTTATGGACAGGACCTAGCAGTTTAGAACTATTGGAAATTGTGTTTAGGCCTTGTAAAATCtgtcaaataattcatttctaGCTTTGCAACTTCAAATGTTGTGGTGGTGCGGAGGTGTGCTCTATACCATCTCTAAAACAGCTATTCATGTAGAGATCTATGACTGATTAAAGTTTCTGCTGCCTTCTATACCTAGTTTCTCTGAGCTATTCTTGTAGTCTGtctgtttatgaaaataatatgtCAGTTTTTCTCCCACTTTCTTTCTCTACCATTTGCACCAGCACATTCAAAACGTTAAGAAGGCTGTCAAAGTTTTTTGACCAAATAGATCCCTTGCCGTAGGAGGCTTTCTCTTTTGTCTGTTGAAAACCATTTCAAGTCAATCTGTGTATATAAAAAAGGAAGCAGGCAAAAGGTTTTTGAGATGTTCATGTTCCTTTCTTAAAATTTCATTCTAGaatgattatgttatttttaaacTCCAACCAATTCAGTTTAACTTTTCCTTGTGAGTTGCTTCCATTATCTATACTTAAGGATAGCGAATTTCTAGTGTTCTGATTTGTGGCAATATTTTCTGCTGAGATAATTTGTGACGGTGTCAAGGTATCATAAAATTTACTTAAGGCTCGGATAAGGAGTTTGTTCTGCAGAGTAAGTCCCTCCATGAATATTTCAGGACACATAAGTTGTGTCTGAGGTTTTCCTCTCACAGATTTTGTGTCTTGGCTTCATGTTTTTTT
This region of Eucalyptus grandis isolate ANBG69807.140 chromosome 8, ASM1654582v1, whole genome shotgun sequence genomic DNA includes:
- the LOC104415632 gene encoding LOW QUALITY PROTEIN: uncharacterized protein LOC104415632 (The sequence of the model RefSeq protein was modified relative to this genomic sequence to represent the inferred CDS: substituted 1 base at 1 genomic stop codon); the protein is MEFTLSGNALETLARSITCLSRVGNDLAIQASPSKISFHALNLSRSVYQLINFKLDLFDVFTVSGTQVQCSVLLKAVCSVLRTPITNIDHLSVQLPDINASKVQWALQCFSGIKKTYWINCNVDPDIQQLSLDRRRYPSSFAVRPCDLSRLLANFQSSLQEITIIATQHNSDPSDVASEFGGKAIEFXSYIDPPKENDSLLHTQLWIDPGEEFVHYAHNGSPVDVTFAVKGLNVFHLILFLLYYLSRDLGHKCS